The sequence below is a genomic window from Streptococcus pantholopis.
TGATTTTAAAGCTTTTGCTCCTCTGGCTGATGTGATTATTCTGGCTGTGCCGATTAAACAAACCATCACCTTCCTTAAAATTTTATCTGAAATTGATTTGAAAGAGAATGTGATTATTACAGATGCCGGTTCAACTAAGTTAGAAATCGTGTCAGCTGCTGAGCAATATCTGACGGGAAGACCAGTGCAGTTTGTCGGTTCGCATCCTATGGCCGGCAGTCATAAATCCGGTGCGGCAGCAGCAGATGTGCACTTATTCGAAAATGCTTATTATATTTTTACTCCCAGTAAATTGACAGGACAGCAGACGATTGCAGATTTAAAAGATCTGCTGTCAGGTTTGCAGGCCAGATTTATTGAAATTGAGGCTGCTGAACATGATCGGGTAACCAGCCAGATTTCGCATTTTCCTCATATTTTATCTGCCAGTTTGATGGAACAAGCCGGGGACTATGCTGCTGAACATGAGATGGCCAGCCGTTTCGCAGCCGGTGGCTTTCGTGATATGACCCGTATTGCTGAGAGTGAGCCCGGCATGTGGACCAGTATTCTTTTAACGAATAAAGCAGCTGTTTTGGAGCGTATTTCAGACTTTAAACAGCGTCTGGACAGTGTTGCAGAGCTCATTTCTCAAAATGATGAAAATGCGATTTGGGACTATTTTGCTAAGGCAAGACAGACCCGCAAAGAAATGGAAATACACAAACGCGGCGGTCTTGAAAGTTCATTTGATATTTTTGTGGATGTTCCGGATGAAGAAGACGTGATTTTGGAAATTTTGGAGCTCTTACGAGGGACTTCTCTGGTCAATGTTCATATTAATGAGGAAAATCGAGAAGACATTAACGGTATTCTCCAAATTTCTTTTAAAAATGCTAATGATTTGGAACATGCACGGCAAGTGATTACAAGTAAGACTGCTTATAAGGTTTTTATTGAATAGGAGACAGTAATGGCAAATGTTTATGATATTGCAAATGAGTTAGAAAGAGCTATTCGGGTGCTTCCTGAGTATCAGGCAGCAGTTACTGCTAAGTCAGCTGTTGAGGCTGACAGCGAGGCTAAGGAACTTTGGGAGCAATTTTTACAAGCTCAGAAAAAGTTTCAGACTATGATGCAGTCAGGGCAAGCGCCTTCTCAAGAGGAACAGGAAGAATTAACTGTCTTGGGGCAAAAAATCGAAGAAAACCCTGTTTTGAAGGCTTATCTCGAGCAGCAGCAGCGTTTGTCTGTTTATATTGCTGACATTGAAAAAATTGTTTATGCGCCTTTGCGGGACCTTCAGTAAAAATGCCCTATTAATAAGCGGTCAGTCTATTTAGACTGACCGCTTATTTTATCCAGATACAGAGGCCGATAGCAATCTTTTTAAAAGATTGATAGGCTAATTGGCCCCCTTCCTCACTTATAAGAAGGACGTAGCAGATTTTTGTTTTAAATGCCTTTTTATGCTAAAGTAAAATTATCCTAGTCAAACAGATTGAGCCAGCTAAGCTTTCACAACATGGGACCAACCGTCTGAAGGCTTTGCTGTCTTAACAGTTGACTGCATCTTTCTAGTCGTTCTGGCAGGGGTGCGTCTACGAAATCAAAGATTTCGGACTTACCGTCAGCCGTAAACGTCTGAAGGCTTTGCAGTCTTTACAGCCTGCCGCACCCTTCTAGTCGTTCTGGCAGGGGTGCGTCTACGAAATCAAAGATTTCGGACTTACCGTCAGCCGTAAACGTCTGAAGGCTTTGCAGTCTTTACAGCCTGCCGCACCCTTCTAGTCGTTCTGGCAGGGGTGCGTCTGCGAAATCAAAGATTTCGGACTTACCGTCAGCTGTAAACGTCTGAAGGCTTTGCAGTCTTTACAGCCTGCCGCACCCTTCTAGTCGTTCTGGCAGGGGTGCGTCTACGAAATCAAAGATTTCGGACTTACCGTCTTTTTGCTGTACTCTTTTAACGGGCTTTGTATCTTGGTCAACTGAACACGGCCTAAACTCCGCGGGAAAAAGATGACCTGACTTAGAATCTGGCGATTCGTCAGTCCGTTCCCTATTTTCCTTTTGCGTTTTTAACGGCCTTTGTATCTTATTGGAATTGAACACGCCCTAAAATCCTAGTGAAAAAGATGGCTGTCATCGTGATGCCAGCATCACTTGCCATCCCCTATTTTCATACGGATTTTTAGACGGCCTTTGTATCTTATTGGAATTGAACACGCCCTAAAATCCTAGTGAAAAAGATGGCTGTCATCGTGATGCCAGCATCACTTGCCATCCCCTATTTTCATACGGATTTTTAGACGGGCTTTGTATCTTGTTTTTAGAGGAGTGTGTAATGGTAAAAGCATATGATTATATTGTCATTGGCGGCGGCAGCGGCGGAATTGCTTCGGCTAATCGTGCTGCTATGCATGGAGCTAAGGTGTTGTTAATTGAGGCTAAAGATATCGGGGGAACT
It includes:
- a CDS encoding YlbF/YmcA family competence regulator, whose product is MANVYDIANELERAIRVLPEYQAAVTAKSAVEADSEAKELWEQFLQAQKKFQTMMQSGQAPSQEEQEELTVLGQKIEENPVLKAYLEQQQRLSVYIADIEKIVYAPLRDLQ
- a CDS encoding prephenate dehydrogenase produces the protein MEEKIIYIAGLGLIGGSLALGIKRRHPHYKILGYNRSDKSRIIALERGLVDEATDDFKAFAPLADVIILAVPIKQTITFLKILSEIDLKENVIITDAGSTKLEIVSAAEQYLTGRPVQFVGSHPMAGSHKSGAAAADVHLFENAYYIFTPSKLTGQQTIADLKDLLSGLQARFIEIEAAEHDRVTSQISHFPHILSASLMEQAGDYAAEHEMASRFAAGGFRDMTRIAESEPGMWTSILLTNKAAVLERISDFKQRLDSVAELISQNDENAIWDYFAKARQTRKEMEIHKRGGLESSFDIFVDVPDEEDVILEILELLRGTSLVNVHINEENREDINGILQISFKNANDLEHARQVITSKTAYKVFIE